The Megasphaera elsdenii DSM 20460 genome includes the window AGGATGCGGAAGACAATATTGATGGCGACGAAGACGTAGAGGGCGACGACACAGACGCCGAGAACCTGAATGAGGAAGAAGTGGGTTTCTCCCGTATAGAGCAAGCCATCTTTGACGCTGAACAATCCCGTCAGGATAGTGCCTAAAGCACCGCAGCCACCGTGAGCGGCAACAGCACCGACAGGGTCATCGATTTTCAATTTCTGGTCGATGAATTCGATGAGGAAAATGATGACAGCCCCGGAAATGACGCCAATGATGAAGGCACCGGTAACGCTGACAGCATCGCAGCCAGCCGTAATGGCGACTAAACCAGCCAAGCCGCCGTTCAAGGTCATGGAAACATCCGGTTTGCCATAGTGGATCCAAGTGACAATCATAGCCGTGCAAGCACCAGCAGCAGCCGCCATGTTGGTCGTAACGAAAATCATCGAAGCCGATACCAGCGTTTCATCGCCGGTCATGGAAACGGTTGAGCAGCCATTGAACCCGAACCAGCCGAACCAGAGGATGAACATGCCCAAGCAGGCCAACGGCAGGCTGTGACCCGGAATAGCATTGACACTACCATCTTTATTGTATTTGCCAATACGAGGTCCCAAAATCCAGGCACCGACGAGAGCACAGACACCGCCGACCATGTGAACGCAAGTGGAACCGGCAAAATCATGAAAACCTAATTCCTGGAGCCAGCCACCGCCCCAGATCCAGTGACCGGAAATCGGATAAATGAGCAGACTGATTAAGACAGAATAAATACAATAAACAGAGAACTTCGTCCGTTCTGCCATAGCGCCGGAAACAATAGTCGCCGATGTCGCACAGAAGACAGTCTGGAAAATGAGGAAAGCCATGTCCGGGAAACCGGCGTCATCAGCGACGTGGAAGTTCTGGACAAAAGGATCTGGAATCCCGATGATACCGTGAAAATCGGTACCAAACATAAGGCCAAAACCGAGGAACCAAAAGAAAACAGTCCCCAGCGCAAAGTCCATGAAATTCTTCATGACGATATTGCCGGCGTTCTTAGCCCGCGTCAAGCCCGTTTCCAACATGGCAAAACCAGGCTGCATGAAGAAGACCAGGGCAGCGCCGAGAAGAATCCAAATCGTATCGACCGATGAATACCGGCCCGGTTCAGCCTCTGCTGCCAAT containing:
- a CDS encoding ammonium transporter, translated to MGKFRRILRRGSLAAVLTCSPLAALAAEAEPGRYSSVDTIWILLGAALVFFMQPGFAMLETGLTRAKNAGNIVMKNFMDFALGTVFFWFLGFGLMFGTDFHGIIGIPDPFVQNFHVADDAGFPDMAFLIFQTVFCATSATIVSGAMAERTKFSVYCIYSVLISLLIYPISGHWIWGGGWLQELGFHDFAGSTCVHMVGGVCALVGAWILGPRIGKYNKDGSVNAIPGHSLPLACLGMFILWFGWFGFNGCSTVSMTGDETLVSASMIFVTTNMAAAAGACTAMIVTWIHYGKPDVSMTLNGGLAGLVAITAGCDAVSVTGAFIIGVISGAVIIFLIEFIDQKLKIDDPVGAVAAHGGCGALGTILTGLFSVKDGLLYTGETHFFLIQVLGVCVVALYVFVAINIVFRILNATMGLRVTAEEEINGLDLEEHGIASAYAGFMITPDTVTQAIDAGKAPADAVEVPLDKPEAAPSAVTVTSMPADGHHLYNVTIITDEKRFEPLKAAMEAIGITGMTITRALGFGIEKGRPEMYRGAKVSAKLLPKVRVEMVVSKISPRKIIDVAKKVLYTGKYGDGKVFVSTIDNAVKIRTGEEGYEALQDYPINK